The following nucleotide sequence is from Vallitalea okinawensis.
ACCGTATCATTATTAATTAACTTACCAACTACTCCAACTGATAGGTCAACGCCAATATTATTTTTAAAATACTCCGTTAATGAGTCTATAATAACCTCTGCGACTGAAATAATATTTTCCCAATTTATTTGAGATACAAAACTTTCTAGGATATCTTCTTCAGAAAATTCCTCTTCAGGAGTATATAAATTTTTTAGTACATAACTATCATCAGTATGTTCAATCTTGGTATAGAATCCCCCACATCCAAATACACCACAACTACAAGTAAAATACTCATAAACTCCTTCTATTAGAAGAGACTTGAAAAATTCATGAATATCAAGAATATCTTCAAAAATTCTGTTATCAACTGTAACCTGAATTAAAATTACATTAGTAGTATTACTAGCTGGACTATCATCATATTTTATTTTTATATCACATTTCATCACACTATCATCCTCTAATATAACTTAACTTCCCAATCCTCAAAAGGTGGTTCAACTATGTATGTACTATCAACATATCTTCTAATATGTTGAGCTGCTCTTTTTTCAGCATATTTAGCATTTAGTACGATCCCATTTTCGTCCATTTCTATAACATTTGCAAATATTGCATAGGCTTGTTCCAATGCACTTGGCTCATGAAATATGCAGGAATAATCTATACTATCTAACAGAGGATGTCCTACAGTTCCATTGGCAATCCAATAAGAAAATAACCGTAGTGCCCCACTAAATGAGTTACTTAATTTTTTCATTGTAAATCCTACTTTCTTTTAAATTTAGTAACACTGATATACTCACCTCTA
It contains:
- a CDS encoding DUF7677 family protein, which translates into the protein MKKLSNSFSGALRLFSYWIANGTVGHPLLDSIDYSCIFHEPSALEQAYAIFANVIEMDENGIVLNAKYAEKRAAQHIRRYVDSTYIVEPPFEDWEVKLY